Part of the Thermoplasmata archaeon genome is shown below.
CCAGGGTGACGGTCTTGGTCTCCCCGGGCTCCATGCCCACGACCGCCTTCTCGAACCCGAGGATCATGTCCCCGTCCCCGATCACGAACTCGAGGGGCTCCCGATCCTCGCTGGAATCGAACTCCTCGCCGTCGTCGAGCGTCCCGCGGTAGTGGACGGTGACCTTCCGGCCCTTCGTGGCCCTCGTCGTGCCGCCCTCGATGGTCGCGGCGTACTTGAACGTGCGCGCCGACCGCGCACTCAGACCGAGTGCACGCGCTCGGTGATGTGGAGCCCGCGCTTCCGTGCTTCCTCGACGAACGACTTCGCAGGGACGCCGAGTTCCACGGAATGCGTCCCCGGAGGGATCACCCCGCGGGCCAGCATCTCGGCGGCAATCGCCGCGTGCCATCCGGTGAGCCGCTCCATGGAGGTGAACCCGGTGGCCTCGTCGTAGTAGTCCACGAGCTCGACGACCGCCTCGGCCGTGTGATCGTCCTTCATGCCGAGG
Proteins encoded:
- a CDS encoding peptidylprolyl isomerase, producing the protein MSARSARTFKYAATIEGGTTRATKGRKVTVHYRGTLDDGEEFDSSEDREPLEFVIGDGDMILGFEKAVVGMEPGETKTVTLEAEEAYGAYEDELVIEGPRNVFPEGELKLGASFTVHLRGGEEAVGRVVRIGPDTVALDFNHPLAGKRLTFRLRLVSVT